The proteins below come from a single Stomoxys calcitrans chromosome 1, idStoCalc2.1, whole genome shotgun sequence genomic window:
- the LOC106095056 gene encoding gustatory receptor for sugar taste 64c-like, with the protein MVDIKVRPNDRSKSRSVQNSLHHALGPFLVASRCLGVMPVMGVWPNSDVALVCFQWLSLAMLATIALCIFASIDLFLSLKVVIEHGIKLTTTGPLSFSIECVLAFMLFLDLSRKWPNLIKTTRQLEVIFLGVPYGACPESQMLSRRVRLTGSIFLMGAILEHLCYVSSSLYSNHLQILQCNLTVDFWRNYYTRERLQFFSLIEYNVWLVPLLQWITISMTFVWNFVDIFLILVSQVLAMRFNQFKWHIQCHQKEHMSTDFWLNVRQDFLSLTDLLWKFDRALSSLVLLSCAQSLYFLAVQTFHAFLYRDNFMSEIYFWFSLVFVACRTFYMMWSAANINHTANGILSTIYEIPTSKWCLELKRLNEVIVSDLIALSGKGFFFLTRRLMLAMLGTLVIYELVLLDQVDGNDVHTPLCSQKKA; encoded by the exons ATGGTAGATATCAAAGTGCGACCAAACGATAGAAGCAAAAGCAGAAGTGTACAAAATTCTTTACATCATGCTTTGGGACCAT TCCTTGTCGCATCACGTTGCCTTGGCGTCATGCCCGTAATGGGTGTATGGCCTAACTCTGATGTAGCCCTGGTTTGTTTTCAATGGCTTAGCCTGGCAATGTTGGCCACAATTGCCCTATGCATTTTTGCCTCCATCGACCTGTTTCTGTCGCTCAAAGTAGTCATTGAACATGGCATAAAATTAACAACAACTG GACCACTCAGCTTTAGCATAGAATGTGTGTTGGCCTTCATGCTCTTCTTGGACCTGTCACGCAAGTGGCCAAATTTAATTAAGACCACGCGCCAACTTGAAGTGATTTTTCTTGGGGTTCCTTATGGTGCGTGTCCTGAATCTCAGATGTTAAGTAGGCGCGTTCGTCTGACGGGATCCATCTTCCTGATGGGTGCCATAT TGGAGCATTTGTGTTATGTGAGCAGTTCACTTTACAGCAATCACCTGCAAATCCTGCAATGCAATTTGACCGTGGATTTCTGGAGAAACTATTACACACGTGAGCGTTTGCAATTCTTTTCACTAATTGAGTATAATGTGTGGCTCGTACCATTGTTGCAG tgGATTACCATCTCCATGACTTTTGTTTGGAATTTCGTGGATATTTTCCTAATACTTGTGTCACAGGTCCTGGCAATGCGCTTTAACCAATTTAAATGGCACATTCAGTGTCATCAAAAAGAg CACATGTCTACCGATTTCTGGTTAAATGTTCGCCAAGACTTTCTAAGCCTTACCGATTTACTATGGAAGTTCGATAGAGCCTTATCATCATTGGTGCTGCTGTCGTGTGCCCAAAGTTTATACTTTCTGGCAGTGCAGACATTTCATGCTTTCCT CTATCGAGATAATTTCATGAGTGAAATCTATTTTTGGTTCTCTCTTGTATTTGTGGCCTGTCGTACATTTTATATGATGTGGTCTGCTGCAAACATAAATCACACGGCCAATGGAATTCTAAGCACAATCTATGAAATTCCCACGTCCAAATGGTGTTTGGAG CTTAAAAGACTTAACGAAGTCATTGTCTCTGATTTGATTGCATTGAGTGGAAAAGgattcttcttcctgaccagaCGTCTCATGTTGGCG ATGCTGGGCACTTTGGTAATTTATGAGCTTGTACTACTCGATCAGGTCGACGGTAATGATGTTCACACGCCACTATGCAGCCAGAAAAAGGCTTGA
- the LOC106095054 gene encoding uncharacterized protein LOC106095054: MLTKFVAIVILIIAKDVWGKQCRLNAKNMDRKWIYAVKNPANKYELLHTEMLKDQQKIFLICKSIKMIQLQCKKGKVSSIPPSITCSRRMRATITAIANEAACLQKGGAMYDVRYTLPTGKRVLSLYQVCYNKNTEEAIYSRHRAYGFRLSASTYKRPQFATGGVVSVARADSFEFGNVYNSFVRLLGSGQDYIKSANLSDRVMERGHLANSQDFLTYDQMDETFKYVNVMPQFGSINRRNWKRIENWIHNLPKNNQYAEVVTGGFEVLELPHSKTRKSTPMYLMVNNKNPIPKWTYKVVKYNGVCHAFVTYNNPYTNTVASNSPCLAVPCPTGLTFNPDLGSGPSNCCNLRYLVQKVGQQAALC; this comes from the exons atgttaacaaaatttgttgCTATTGTTATCCTAATCATTGCCAAGG ATGTTTGGGGCAAACAATGTCGACTGAACGCTAAGAACATGGATAGGAAATGGATTTATGCCGTCAAAAACCCTGCAAATAAATACGAACTTCTGCATACGGAGATGTTGAAGGATcaacagaaaatatttttgatatgcAAAAGCATTAAAATGATCCaactgcagtgtaagaagggcAAGGTGTCGAGCATTCCTCCAAGCATTACCTGCTCCAGGCGCATGCGGGCTACCATAACCGCCATTGCCAATGAGGCAGCATGTCTCCAGAAGGGCGGAGCAATGTACGATGTTCGTTATACTCTGCCAACTGGCAAAAGGGTGCTATCCCTTTACCAAGTGTGTTACAATAAGAACACAGAAGAAGCCATCTACTCGCGACACAGGGCCTATGGATTTAGGCTGTCTGCCTCCACATATAAGCGTCCCCAATTTGCTACGGGTGGTGTTGTGTCTGTAGCTCGAGCAGATTCCTTTGAATTTGGCAACGTCTACAACAGCTTCGTTCGTCTGCTCGGTAGTGGGCAGGACTACATTAAGTCGGCCAATTTAAGCGATCGCGTCATGGAACGTGGTCATTTGGCCAATTCTCAGGATTTTCTTACCTACGATCAAATGGATGAGACATTCAAGTATGTGAACGTCATGCCCCAATTTGGCTCCATCAATCGTAGGAATTGGAAGCGCATAGAGAATTGGATACATAATTTGcccaaaaataatcaatatgcCGAGGTAGTGACTGGAGGTTTTGAAGTTCTGGAGTTGCCTCATTCGAAAACTAGAAAATCTACTCCTATGTATTTGATGGTTAATAACAAAAATCCCATACCAAAATGGACCTATAAAGTGGTCAAATACAATGGCGTCTGCCATGCCTTCGTTACCTACAATAATCCCTACACCAATACGGTAGCCAGCAATAGCCCATGCCTGGCAGTACCATGTCCTACTGGCTTGACTTTCAATCCCGATCTAGGAAGTGGGCCCAGCAATTGTTGTAATCTTCGTTATTTAGTTCAAAAAGTGGGACAACAAGCTGCCTTGTGCTAA
- the LOC106095052 gene encoding gustatory receptor for sugar taste 64b-like, which produces MPSIFWREVREHYLVLKKLLRLLNNEMSALILISCANNMYFICCQLFSSFTNIGVDWVAELAFWFSLVYNIFRTILTLSLAALVDEYTKKIIACLRDVPSRSWCIETQRFSEQLAVDVTAFSAAGFFSLTRKLILAMASTVVTYELMVSSVINEVAIKQVTSYCKHYERFEEIGENVQQIS; this is translated from the exons ATGCCTTCAATATTTTGGCGTGAGGTGCGCGAACATTATCTGGTGCTGAAGAAGCTTTTGCGTCTTCTCAATAACGAAATGTCAGCCTTAATTCTAATTTCGTGTGCCAACAACATGTACTTCATATGCTGTCAGCTATTTAGCAGTTTTAC GAACATTGGTGTCGATTGGGTGGCCGAACTGGCCTTTTGGTTTTCCTTGGTGTACAACATATTTCGCACAATTCTTACATTATCCCTGGCAGCTCTGGTCGATGAGTACACAAAGAAGATTATAGCCTGCTTGCGTGATGTGCCGTCAAGATCCTGGTGTATTGAG ACGCAACGTTTTAGCGAGCAATTGGCAGTGGATGTTACAGCTTTTAGTGCTGCGGGATTCTTCTCGCTGACGCGCAAACTTATCTTGGCG ATGGCCAGTACTGTTGTCACCTATGAATTGATGGTCAGCAGCGTTATTAATGAAGTTGCCATAAAGCAGGTTACAAGTTATTGCAAACACTACGAGCGTTTCGAGGAGATTGGAGAGAATGTTCAACAAATATCCTAA